The following are encoded together in the bacterium genome:
- a CDS encoding alcohol dehydrogenase family protein, with the protein MSTVERMPPGHPSGPRTMRAALLLGVGGPEMLEVRDDVPVLEVAPGEVLVRVAACGVNNTDINTRVGWYSRSVTTATTGSAYREAASHDAGWSRGGLTYPRIQGADVVGAVTDVGRGVPDDLIGHRVLVDPWLRAGHHSKDTQAAGYLGSERDGGFAEYCSVPRENVHPVASGLSDVELATFACSWSTAEHMLQRVALRSGETIAVPGASGGVGSALIQLAKLRDARVVAVTSAAKLDDVAALGADRVVTRHGDRVPQDAMEANGGLFHAVADVVGGPDFGGWLEALRRGGRYVTSGAIAGPMVELDLRTLYLKDLTLHGATVYEPKVFSDLVGHIEGGRVRAVVGGVYRLEDIHSAQEAFLAKRHIGSLVITI; encoded by the coding sequence ATGAGCACCGTCGAACGGATGCCGCCGGGTCATCCATCCGGTCCCCGGACCATGAGGGCGGCTCTGCTACTGGGAGTGGGCGGGCCGGAGATGCTGGAAGTACGGGACGATGTGCCCGTACTGGAGGTGGCGCCCGGCGAGGTGCTGGTGCGGGTTGCTGCCTGCGGTGTGAACAACACCGACATCAACACCCGGGTGGGTTGGTACAGCCGCTCCGTCACCACCGCCACCACCGGGTCCGCATACAGAGAGGCCGCTTCCCACGACGCCGGCTGGAGTCGTGGAGGACTGACTTACCCGCGTATCCAGGGGGCTGATGTAGTGGGAGCGGTGACCGACGTCGGGAGAGGTGTCCCAGACGATCTCATCGGACACCGCGTCCTGGTCGACCCCTGGCTGCGCGCCGGTCACCACTCCAAGGACACACAAGCGGCCGGATATCTGGGAAGCGAACGCGACGGCGGGTTCGCCGAGTATTGCTCGGTGCCGCGCGAGAACGTCCACCCGGTTGCCAGTGGTCTCTCCGACGTGGAGTTGGCCACGTTCGCGTGCTCATGGTCCACGGCAGAGCACATGCTGCAAAGGGTCGCCCTGAGGAGTGGCGAGACGATAGCCGTGCCCGGCGCCTCCGGCGGGGTGGGAAGCGCCCTCATACAACTGGCCAAGCTCCGGGATGCCCGGGTGGTCGCCGTTACAAGCGCGGCCAAGCTCGACGATGTGGCCGCCCTCGGTGCGGACCGGGTCGTGACCCGGCATGGCGACCGGGTCCCGCAAGACGCGATGGAGGCCAACGGAGGCCTGTTTCATGCGGTGGCCGACGTGGTGGGCGGTCCCGACTTCGGAGGATGGCTGGAGGCATTGCGCCGAGGGGGCCGGTACGTGACCTCCGGGGCGATTGCCGGGCCGATGGTGGAACTCGATCTGCGGACCCTGTACCTAAAGGACCTCACCCTGCACGGCGCCACCGTCTACGAGCCGAAGGTCTTCTCGGACCTGGTCGGACACATCGAGGGAGGGCGGGTCCGGGCGGTCGTCGGTGGCGTGTACCGGTTGGAGGACATACATTCCGCGCAGGAGGCGTTTCTGGCCAAGCGCCACATCGGCAGTCTGGTAATCACCATTTGA
- a CDS encoding SMP-30/gluconolactonase/LRE family protein: MVDVDVAVRAGALLGECPLWDPEESVLYWVDIDGRLVHRYDPGTGVDETRGVPGRPGSLVRTGRPGRLLVAAENELVWFDWETGATTRWVVLEPPGTGNRLNDGRTDPVGRYWVGSMYDRPADRRFTGQLYRIEGDGSFRVIRREVGIPNALAFDPERRRMFFADTPHSTIWAYDYNLDTGTARNETVFVEFSSLPGRPDGACIDSEGCLWVAAVHGRAVLRFTPDGRLDRRIDLPVAMPTMPAFGGDDLGTLFVTSIGGGASRPKPQGQPEAGDLFAIDTGVTGVPDTPFAGA, encoded by the coding sequence TTGGTTGACGTCGACGTAGCGGTCCGGGCAGGTGCGCTGCTCGGCGAGTGCCCGTTATGGGACCCGGAGGAGTCGGTGCTCTACTGGGTGGACATCGATGGCCGGCTGGTACACCGGTACGACCCCGGAACCGGTGTCGATGAGACCAGAGGCGTTCCGGGCCGTCCCGGATCGCTCGTCCGCACGGGGCGACCGGGCCGGTTGCTCGTAGCCGCCGAGAACGAGTTGGTCTGGTTCGACTGGGAGACCGGCGCCACCACGCGGTGGGTGGTCCTCGAACCCCCCGGAACCGGGAACCGGCTGAACGACGGGCGCACCGATCCGGTCGGTCGCTACTGGGTCGGTTCTATGTACGACCGGCCGGCGGACCGGCGCTTCACCGGGCAGCTGTACCGGATCGAGGGAGACGGGTCCTTCCGCGTCATCCGGCGTGAGGTGGGGATTCCTAATGCCCTGGCTTTCGACCCCGAACGCCGCCGCATGTTCTTCGCGGACACCCCGCACTCCACGATCTGGGCCTACGACTACAACCTCGACACCGGGACGGCTCGCAACGAGACCGTGTTCGTGGAGTTCTCGAGCCTGCCGGGACGGCCGGACGGAGCCTGCATCGACTCCGAGGGCTGCCTGTGGGTCGCTGCCGTGCACGGCCGGGCGGTCCTGCGGTTCACCCCCGACGGGCGCCTTGACCGGCGGATCGACCTGCCTGTGGCGATGCCCACCATGCCCGCCTTCGGAGGCGATGATCTCGGGACGCTGTTCGTCACCTCCATCGGCGGGGGAGCCAGCCGACCGAAACCTCAAGGCCAGCCCGAGGCCGGGGACCTGTTCGCGATCGACACCGGCGTAACAGGCGTTCCAGATACACCGTTCGCAGGTGCCTGA
- a CDS encoding sarcosine oxidase subunit delta: MVLRLDCPHCGPRPADEWAYGEVPDPPDCVTEADELDVDRGFMMSNTEGVKVERWFHAGGCRRWQTITRDTTLD; the protein is encoded by the coding sequence ATGGTCCTGCGTCTCGACTGCCCGCACTGCGGCCCTCGCCCGGCCGACGAGTGGGCGTACGGCGAGGTTCCCGACCCTCCCGACTGCGTGACCGAAGCCGACGAGCTGGATGTCGACCGCGGCTTCATGATGAGCAACACAGAGGGTGTCAAGGTGGAGCGCTGGTTCCACGCCGGAGGCTGCCGGCGCTGGCAGACCATCACGCGGGACACCACCCTCGACTAG
- a CDS encoding FAD-dependent oxidoreductase — protein sequence MNDFIEAQVAFGWEDLRSSYDVVIVGGGGHGLSTAYHLATRHGITNVAVLERGYIGSGNSGRNTTIIRANYSIPEAVRFYQRSVDLYSRLEEETGRWIMHDRKGLLWLVHGVPGTRNERARSIVNQAFGADTVYVTPEEVGEICPDVDLNAGGGEYRVMGGSYSPHAATARHDRVVWALAEGAMKLGVHVHQRTAVTGLLKAGDRVTGVMTDQGPVAAGVVVSAVGGHVSTLAAMAGVRLPIRTHPLQAFVTNHYARSFRPIVASAEMGFYVSQTPRGEMLLGSRIDTQPSYSYRSSYEFLSYCSLPAVTLLPFLRSLTILRQWAGICDMSVDMSPIMGYTGVEGFLVTTGWGTGGFKGIPAGGEQMAELIATDRTPELIAPFSLDRFKQDRLMFDPGSTGTTH from the coding sequence GTGAACGATTTCATCGAAGCCCAAGTCGCGTTCGGATGGGAGGACCTGCGATCGTCCTACGACGTCGTGATCGTGGGCGGGGGCGGGCACGGTCTGTCCACCGCCTATCACCTGGCCACCCGCCACGGGATAACGAACGTGGCTGTGCTGGAACGCGGTTACATCGGGTCGGGCAACTCCGGTCGTAACACCACCATTATCAGGGCGAACTACAGCATCCCGGAGGCGGTTCGCTTCTACCAGCGGAGCGTTGATCTCTACTCCAGGTTGGAGGAGGAGACCGGGCGCTGGATCATGCACGACCGCAAGGGCCTCCTTTGGTTGGTTCACGGGGTTCCCGGTACCCGCAACGAGCGGGCCCGGTCCATCGTCAACCAGGCCTTCGGTGCCGACACGGTGTACGTGACGCCGGAGGAGGTTGGCGAGATCTGTCCGGACGTGGACCTGAACGCGGGCGGAGGCGAGTACCGGGTCATGGGGGGTTCGTACAGCCCCCACGCCGCGACAGCGCGCCATGATCGGGTGGTGTGGGCGCTGGCGGAGGGCGCCATGAAGCTGGGCGTCCACGTCCACCAGCGGACCGCGGTGACCGGCCTGCTCAAAGCCGGGGACCGGGTCACGGGTGTCATGACCGACCAGGGACCGGTGGCGGCCGGGGTCGTTGTTAGCGCGGTGGGGGGCCATGTGTCGACCCTGGCGGCCATGGCAGGGGTACGGCTCCCGATCCGTACCCATCCCCTCCAGGCGTTCGTCACCAACCACTACGCCCGCTCCTTCCGCCCCATCGTGGCCTCGGCCGAGATGGGCTTCTACGTCAGCCAGACGCCGAGAGGGGAGATGCTCCTGGGTTCCCGCATCGACACCCAGCCCAGCTACTCGTACCGTTCCAGCTACGAGTTCCTGTCGTACTGCTCGCTCCCCGCGGTCACCCTTCTCCCGTTCCTGAGGAGTCTGACGATCCTGCGCCAGTGGGCCGGTATCTGTGACATGTCGGTCGACATGTCCCCGATCATGGGATACACGGGCGTGGAAGGCTTCCTCGTCACGACCGGATGGGGAACGGGGGGATTCAAGGGAATCCCCGCCGGCGGCGAGCAGATGGCGGAACTCATAGCCACGGACCGCACGCCCGAGCTGATCGCCCCTTTCTCCCTGGACCGCTTCAAGCAGGACCGGCTGATGTTCGACCCCGGGTCGACGGGGACAACCCACTGA
- a CDS encoding 2Fe-2S iron-sulfur cluster-binding protein: MIDFDGTPVPFEEGDTVLTAVLRAGLWPWRGCLCAEGDCPYCLVTVGGVSYVRACRTPAAEGLRVESHPSDGYPSLPSSTRASTRDSAVGFEMIHCDTVVIGQGRSGKAVAAEAEGAGRRVVTLDARVGREAVGVYAGPEVVARTPDGMARIFCEEVVVATGSVEVQPVCPGNQLAGILTKRAAEGLAASGVHLGRVVSVGVAPDGIEHEPARGRLVRFEGEGTVQRVVTVDDNSGVERTYPCDTAVVGLGSGPRDTLARMAQGLPGVRSVGSAAGHLDRPPVPEAGVVCPCSDVTVDDLRSVWDRGFHELELIKRSTLAGTGPCQGAVCMPHVRSFVAAGGQELPPSFTARPVVTQITMGEAAAGWYHHADRRTALHEEHLALGASMERSGGWLRPWTYGDADREYWAVRSGVSICDVSTLGKVLVSGPDAEGFLERIYPATIAPLRPGRAKYVLVLDERGYVFDDGLVCRADANRFLLTSTSAGAGYFEMWLRDWAEGWGMDVRILDRTASWGAINVTGPRSGDLLSRLGATDRLPSFMGHADMEVAGVACRVMRMSFTGEISYELHHQASRSRELWRALLESGADLDVWPHGIEVLEELRLEKGHILVGVDSLPDSTPRRLGHGWAVRMDKEDFVGRRAVARTSRMDLDRLLVGLEMDGTPPPQGAILRVEGAYAGFVTSSAWSRVLGRSVMLAWMNARDGGFADDVLIDGRPARRVAVPFYDREGLRVRA, from the coding sequence GTGATCGACTTCGACGGGACGCCGGTCCCCTTCGAAGAAGGAGACACCGTTCTGACCGCTGTCCTCCGGGCCGGTCTGTGGCCGTGGCGCGGGTGCCTCTGCGCGGAGGGGGATTGCCCCTACTGCCTGGTCACCGTCGGGGGAGTGTCGTATGTCCGCGCCTGCCGGACACCGGCGGCGGAAGGTCTGAGGGTCGAGTCGCACCCATCCGACGGATACCCGTCCCTTCCATCGTCGACCCGAGCGTCCACCCGCGATAGCGCGGTCGGCTTCGAGATGATCCATTGCGACACCGTGGTGATCGGCCAGGGCCGTTCGGGGAAAGCGGTGGCTGCCGAGGCGGAGGGGGCAGGCCGCAGGGTGGTCACCCTCGATGCGCGGGTCGGAAGGGAAGCGGTCGGTGTCTACGCCGGTCCCGAGGTAGTGGCCCGAACCCCCGATGGCATGGCCAGGATCTTCTGCGAGGAGGTCGTGGTGGCGACCGGATCGGTCGAGGTGCAGCCGGTCTGCCCCGGGAACCAGCTGGCCGGCATCCTCACCAAGCGAGCCGCCGAGGGTCTGGCAGCTTCGGGAGTGCATCTGGGAAGGGTGGTGTCGGTCGGTGTGGCACCGGACGGAATCGAGCACGAGCCGGCCCGCGGCAGGTTGGTCCGCTTCGAGGGGGAGGGAACCGTGCAGCGGGTGGTGACCGTCGATGACAACAGCGGCGTCGAACGCACCTATCCCTGCGATACCGCCGTGGTCGGTCTCGGATCCGGTCCTCGGGACACGCTCGCCCGGATGGCCCAGGGCTTGCCGGGAGTGCGCTCGGTCGGCAGCGCCGCCGGACATCTTGACCGGCCGCCCGTGCCCGAGGCGGGCGTCGTCTGCCCGTGCTCCGATGTAACGGTGGACGACCTTCGGTCGGTGTGGGATCGCGGTTTCCACGAGTTGGAGTTGATCAAGCGGTCCACGCTGGCCGGCACGGGCCCGTGCCAGGGGGCGGTCTGCATGCCGCACGTGCGCAGCTTCGTAGCCGCCGGAGGTCAGGAACTGCCCCCGTCGTTCACCGCTCGTCCGGTGGTCACCCAGATCACCATGGGCGAGGCCGCGGCGGGCTGGTACCACCACGCCGACCGGCGGACCGCTCTCCACGAGGAGCATCTCGCGCTGGGAGCGAGCATGGAACGGTCCGGGGGCTGGTTGAGGCCATGGACCTACGGAGACGCCGACCGCGAGTACTGGGCGGTCCGGTCCGGGGTCTCGATCTGCGACGTGAGCACCCTGGGGAAGGTGCTGGTGTCGGGCCCCGACGCGGAAGGGTTCCTGGAGCGTATCTACCCGGCGACCATCGCCCCGCTCCGCCCAGGCCGCGCCAAGTACGTCCTGGTTCTCGATGAGCGTGGCTACGTGTTCGATGACGGGCTGGTGTGCCGCGCGGACGCCAACCGGTTCCTGCTCACCTCCACCTCGGCCGGCGCGGGCTACTTCGAGATGTGGCTGCGGGACTGGGCGGAGGGCTGGGGGATGGACGTGAGGATCCTGGACCGCACCGCGTCCTGGGGGGCGATCAACGTGACCGGACCCCGGTCCGGTGACCTCCTCTCCAGGCTCGGCGCCACTGATCGGCTGCCGTCCTTCATGGGTCATGCGGACATGGAGGTGGCGGGTGTTGCCTGCCGGGTGATGAGGATGAGCTTCACCGGCGAGATCTCCTACGAGCTCCACCACCAGGCGAGTCGATCGCGAGAGCTCTGGCGTGCTTTGTTGGAGTCCGGCGCGGACCTTGACGTGTGGCCGCACGGTATCGAGGTGCTGGAGGAGCTGCGGCTGGAGAAGGGCCACATCCTGGTGGGGGTGGACAGCCTGCCCGACTCCACACCTCGCCGGCTGGGCCACGGCTGGGCGGTCCGGATGGACAAGGAGGACTTCGTGGGTCGGCGCGCGGTGGCCCGGACCTCGCGGATGGACCTGGACAGGTTGCTGGTGGGCCTGGAGATGGACGGCACCCCGCCGCCCCAGGGCGCCATCCTGCGCGTGGAGGGCGCTTATGCAGGGTTCGTGACCTCCAGTGCCTGGTCCCGGGTACTGGGCCGCTCCGTGATGCTGGCCTGGATGAACGCCCGGGACGGGGGGTTCGCCGATGACGTCCTGATCGATGGGCGCCCGGCCCGGAGGGTGGCCGTGCCTTTCTACGACCGAGAGGGTTTGCGTGTCCGCGCCTGA
- a CDS encoding Xaa-Pro peptidase family protein, producing the protein MTTGRDPFGPRVDSRIGPRGSGDAEYRRAVAGNWHSIGLPPDALSEIEAAGIVLPDLDVVRRYRLDRVRNRLRELDYAGIVLYDPVHIRYASDTTNMSLWTAHNPCRYLWVGAEGPMILFDYGDAAFLAGHARLVEEVRPATQWMYELSGIEMDRNLRRWSAELASVVEEHGDGNRRVAIDRASPDAIHALEGRGLELRNGGEVMEVARSVKSPEEITLIRAATVVTDRSLDAMRAALEPGVTELELWAVLHSENVRRGGEWLETRLLSSGPRTNPWFQEASARVIEDGDLVAFDTDLIGPFGMCVDISRTWIAGDRPPNAHQLDVFGRAEEMIHHNMAMLRPGITFRELTFDTYVPDVEEFRHYTTQFHGVGMADEWPMIVYPDTWDQSGWDGVVEAGMVMCVESFVGRWGRGEGVKLEQQVLVTDHGAELLSGYPLGLR; encoded by the coding sequence ATGACAACCGGCCGTGACCCGTTCGGACCGCGTGTCGATAGCCGGATCGGCCCCCGCGGAAGCGGTGATGCGGAGTACCGGCGAGCGGTAGCCGGCAACTGGCACTCTATCGGACTGCCCCCGGATGCGCTCTCGGAGATAGAGGCCGCCGGGATCGTCCTTCCCGACCTGGACGTGGTGCGCCGCTACCGGTTGGACCGGGTGCGAAATCGGTTGCGGGAACTCGACTACGCGGGGATCGTTCTCTACGACCCGGTCCACATCCGTTACGCGTCGGACACGACCAACATGTCGCTCTGGACCGCTCACAACCCGTGCCGGTATCTCTGGGTCGGCGCCGAGGGTCCCATGATCCTGTTCGACTACGGCGATGCGGCCTTCCTGGCCGGGCACGCCCGACTGGTCGAGGAGGTACGGCCCGCCACCCAGTGGATGTACGAGTTGTCCGGGATCGAGATGGACCGGAACCTGCGCCGGTGGTCCGCCGAACTGGCCTCCGTGGTGGAGGAACACGGTGATGGGAACCGTCGGGTCGCTATCGATCGGGCGAGTCCCGACGCCATCCACGCCCTGGAGGGGCGCGGACTCGAACTCCGCAACGGCGGGGAGGTCATGGAGGTCGCCCGATCCGTCAAGAGCCCCGAGGAGATCACGCTGATAAGGGCGGCGACCGTAGTGACCGATCGCTCCCTGGACGCTATGCGTGCGGCTCTCGAACCGGGTGTCACTGAGCTGGAGCTCTGGGCTGTGCTCCACTCGGAGAACGTGCGCCGGGGTGGAGAGTGGCTAGAGACCCGCCTGCTGTCCTCCGGCCCCCGCACCAACCCGTGGTTCCAGGAGGCGTCCGCCCGGGTGATCGAGGACGGTGACCTCGTGGCCTTCGACACCGACCTGATCGGCCCGTTCGGGATGTGCGTGGACATCTCGCGAACGTGGATCGCAGGGGACCGACCGCCGAATGCCCACCAGCTCGATGTGTTCGGGCGGGCTGAGGAGATGATCCACCACAACATGGCGATGCTCCGTCCCGGCATCACCTTCCGTGAGCTGACCTTCGACACCTACGTGCCGGACGTGGAGGAGTTCCGCCACTACACCACCCAGTTCCACGGAGTGGGAATGGCCGACGAGTGGCCGATGATCGTCTATCCCGACACCTGGGACCAGTCCGGCTGGGATGGCGTGGTGGAGGCCGGAATGGTGATGTGCGTCGAGTCCTTCGTGGGTCGGTGGGGTCGGGGGGAGGGCGTCAAGCTGGAGCAGCAGGTGTTGGTGACGGATCACGGCGCCGAGCTGCTTTCCGGCTACCCTCTCGGGCTGCGATGA
- a CDS encoding amidohydrolase family protein, with protein MIDMHAHYLSPSALASAARGGLPVPFDPDSRVLDFPSGPSRPVPPPLTDLAARSLWIEERDIDLQVLSPWMDVAGDDLDPVAAETWCRVLNDGCAADLVGDSRFRALAALPVADGEAAARELARAVGELGFRGGAIPTQVGGRDLDAAGLEPLWEAAESLGVLLLIHPYRVMGGDRLGPHFLGNVCGNPFETTLAALRLYFAGTFTRWPDLRVLLAHGGGVLPTLAGRAAHASRHAPGFDRAVDHPDSILECFYYDTILHDPRALTLLMSTVEPARIVAGTDYPFPMSLDRPADHARQAAGQAGLTEDELHRILSGTAEDLLFGGT; from the coding sequence ATGATCGACATGCATGCCCACTACCTGTCGCCGTCTGCGCTCGCATCGGCGGCCCGAGGCGGCCTTCCGGTGCCCTTCGACCCCGACTCTCGCGTTCTCGACTTTCCGTCCGGCCCGTCGAGGCCGGTTCCCCCGCCGTTGACGGACCTCGCCGCACGGTCGCTATGGATCGAAGAGCGGGACATCGACCTCCAGGTCTTGTCCCCGTGGATGGATGTGGCAGGAGACGATCTCGATCCCGTTGCGGCCGAGACCTGGTGCCGGGTGCTGAACGACGGTTGCGCCGCGGATCTCGTGGGGGATTCCCGCTTCCGGGCGCTGGCGGCCCTACCGGTCGCCGATGGGGAAGCAGCTGCTCGTGAACTGGCCAGAGCGGTGGGAGAGCTCGGCTTCCGTGGCGGTGCGATACCCACCCAGGTCGGAGGCAGGGATCTCGACGCGGCGGGATTGGAGCCCCTGTGGGAGGCGGCCGAGTCGCTGGGTGTCCTGCTGTTGATCCATCCCTACCGGGTGATGGGCGGAGATCGGCTGGGGCCGCACTTCCTCGGCAACGTGTGCGGCAACCCCTTCGAGACCACGCTGGCGGCCCTCCGCCTGTACTTCGCCGGGACCTTCACCAGGTGGCCGGACCTGCGGGTACTGCTCGCCCACGGAGGCGGCGTTCTGCCGACGCTGGCGGGCCGGGCTGCCCACGCCTCCCGTCACGCACCCGGCTTCGACCGGGCGGTCGATCATCCGGACTCGATCCTGGAGTGCTTCTACTACGACACCATCCTCCATGATCCCCGGGCCCTGACCTTGCTGATGAGTACGGTGGAGCCGGCCCGGATCGTGGCGGGGACCGACTACCCGTTCCCCATGAGCCTCGACCGCCCCGCCGACCATGCCCGGCAGGCCGCCGGCCAGGCCGGCCTCACAGAGGACGAGCTACACCGCATCCTGAGCGGCACAGCAGAGGACCTTCTGTTTGGCGGAACATGA
- a CDS encoding amidohydrolase has translation MGDLDEVKDTVAATAEVVDLGGGVAFPGFADSHVHAVNYGRSRMGVPCWPSDVSSVGDITGRVADADRTLPAGRWIKGRGYDPARLAEGRAPTASELDLPGGRCVVLDSFDFHRRVANHAALAAAGIGAGTPDPPDGEIVRDEHGDPTGELLDGARALMDPVVPPWSEEEDEQAIEIATDYFLSHGFAYVTNAAPLTMSHRGEEVAAFLRMSERRALRLRFTSMIRAELLDAAGDLGLRPGVGGPNFRVGGAKVFSDGAFGPRTAAMLEPYSDSGTSGTMHIDLGELEETIRKGARIGWQMSIHAIGDAAVETVAGLLAAHPPAGGTRSHRIEHCCLTSADAVRFMRQGGIIPVPQLSFMRFRAPAFLAALGEERLAAMYPLRTWIDAGLKPVHSSDTPVIPDAAPMAAMATATARVDASGRVWGAGEGVGFDEALATMTAWPAEADGQSGDRGRIATGYLADFTVLPSDPRPLPPDEMAETAPVMTIVGGDVAWRSESLS, from the coding sequence TTGGGTGATCTTGACGAAGTAAAGGACACGGTGGCCGCCACTGCCGAGGTCGTCGACCTCGGCGGGGGAGTTGCCTTCCCCGGTTTCGCCGACAGCCATGTCCATGCGGTCAACTACGGGCGCTCCAGGATGGGCGTTCCGTGCTGGCCGTCGGATGTCTCCTCGGTGGGCGACATCACCGGAAGGGTGGCGGACGCCGACCGGACGCTCCCGGCCGGCCGGTGGATCAAGGGCCGCGGCTACGACCCGGCCCGCCTGGCGGAGGGGCGGGCGCCCACGGCTTCCGAGCTGGACCTGCCCGGAGGCCGCTGTGTCGTCTTGGACAGCTTCGACTTCCACCGCCGGGTGGCCAACCACGCCGCCCTCGCCGCGGCCGGTATCGGCGCCGGCACTCCCGACCCCCCCGACGGGGAGATAGTCCGGGACGAGCACGGGGATCCGACCGGCGAGCTGCTCGACGGCGCTCGCGCGCTGATGGATCCGGTGGTGCCCCCCTGGTCCGAAGAGGAGGACGAGCAGGCGATCGAGATCGCCACCGACTACTTCCTGTCCCACGGCTTCGCCTACGTGACCAATGCCGCCCCGCTCACCATGTCCCACCGGGGTGAGGAGGTGGCGGCCTTTCTCCGGATGAGCGAACGCCGGGCCCTCCGGCTGCGGTTCACGTCGATGATCAGGGCCGAGTTGCTGGACGCGGCGGGGGATCTGGGGCTCCGTCCCGGCGTCGGGGGCCCCAACTTCCGGGTCGGCGGGGCCAAGGTCTTCTCCGACGGCGCCTTCGGTCCCCGCACCGCCGCCATGCTGGAGCCCTACTCGGACTCCGGCACGTCCGGCACCATGCATATCGACCTCGGGGAGTTGGAGGAGACGATCCGCAAGGGCGCCCGGATCGGATGGCAGATGAGCATCCATGCCATAGGCGATGCCGCGGTGGAAACGGTGGCCGGTCTCCTGGCAGCCCACCCTCCGGCGGGCGGGACCCGTTCGCACCGGATCGAGCATTGCTGCCTCACCTCGGCCGACGCCGTCCGTTTCATGCGGCAGGGGGGGATCATCCCGGTGCCGCAGCTGTCGTTCATGCGCTTCCGGGCGCCCGCCTTCCTCGCCGCGCTGGGCGAGGAGCGGTTGGCGGCGATGTACCCGCTCCGCACCTGGATCGACGCCGGCCTCAAGCCGGTCCATAGCTCGGATACGCCCGTCATCCCCGACGCCGCTCCCATGGCGGCCATGGCCACGGCCACCGCCCGGGTCGATGCGAGCGGCCGGGTATGGGGTGCCGGGGAGGGTGTGGGATTCGACGAGGCTTTGGCCACCATGACCGCGTGGCCGGCCGAGGCGGACGGGCAGTCCGGCGACCGGGGCAGGATCGCCACGGGCTACCTGGCGGATTTCACCGTCCTTCCCAGTGATCCGCGCCCGCTCCCGCCCGACGAGATGGCTGAGACCGCCCCGGTGATGACCATCGTGGGGGGTGATGTGGCGTGGCGCAGCGAGTCGCTCTCCTGA
- a CDS encoding ABC transporter substrate-binding protein, producing the protein MKPTTRWSRPWSVVLALAIVLAMIGAACAEDEELRDVNLALSTTSGFGYGYWIAVGLGYYEDEGLNVSLQGTGGSSEVAQILAANNAEAGMGVPGAMLPAIEAGAGLYPFFTYAYGEVFDVVVPAGSSINNIAGLAGLKIGISELAGGEVPLVRALLVEAGLDPDNDVEIIEVGTNAPTVKAALDDGRIDAYSSAKSDIASMNAAGLDTVSIAPASLNTLPAEGLLAAEDFKDDDELLIGLGRATAKGQLVAYANIDGAVCVLKELIPEEFTDDAEGRAGLAAVIEITTAPQDGGDYVFGFLDAAGWNTYVNIFIQGGVITQQIDMGQYVIDDLLDQINDFDQQAIIDEANDLDTDC; encoded by the coding sequence ATGAAACCAACTACCCGCTGGAGCCGACCCTGGTCGGTCGTACTGGCGCTTGCGATCGTGCTGGCCATGATCGGGGCTGCATGCGCGGAGGATGAGGAACTCCGAGATGTGAACCTCGCCTTGTCAACGACGAGTGGGTTCGGCTACGGCTACTGGATCGCCGTAGGCCTCGGTTACTACGAGGATGAGGGCCTCAATGTGAGCCTGCAGGGCACTGGAGGATCATCCGAGGTTGCCCAGATCCTGGCGGCCAACAACGCCGAGGCGGGAATGGGGGTTCCAGGGGCGATGCTGCCTGCCATCGAGGCGGGGGCGGGCCTGTACCCGTTCTTCACGTACGCCTACGGTGAGGTGTTCGACGTGGTGGTACCTGCCGGATCGTCGATCAACAACATCGCCGGCCTGGCCGGTCTCAAGATCGGCATCTCTGAGTTGGCCGGTGGCGAGGTTCCGCTCGTGCGGGCCTTGCTGGTCGAGGCAGGCCTGGATCCGGACAACGATGTGGAGATCATCGAGGTGGGGACTAACGCCCCGACCGTCAAGGCGGCTCTGGACGATGGACGGATCGACGCCTACTCGTCCGCCAAGTCCGACATAGCCTCGATGAACGCGGCCGGTCTCGACACCGTGTCGATCGCGCCCGCCTCGCTCAACACCCTTCCTGCCGAGGGGTTGTTGGCTGCCGAGGACTTCAAGGATGACGACGAGCTGCTGATCGGTCTGGGCCGCGCCACGGCCAAGGGCCAGCTGGTGGCTTACGCCAACATCGACGGCGCCGTGTGCGTGCTCAAGGAGCTGATCCCCGAAGAGTTCACCGATGACGCGGAAGGCCGGGCCGGCCTGGCGGCAGTGATCGAGATCACGACTGCCCCGCAAGACGGCGGTGACTACGTGTTCGGTTTCCTGGACGCGGCCGGATGGAACACGTACGTGAACATCTTCATCCAGGGTGGTGTGATCACCCAGCAGATCGACATGGGCCAGTACGTGATCGACGACCTGCTCGACCAGATCAACGATTTCGACCAGCAGGCGATCATCGACGAGGCCAACGACTTGGACACCGACTGCTGA